CTGGGGTGAGGCGTACGCGCACATCGCGGCCCGCATGCTGCTGGCGATCGACGACGCCCGGGAGGCCGCGCGCGGCCACGAGGCGCTCATCGTCTCGCACCAGCTGCCGGTGTGGATCGCCCGCAAGTCCTACGAGAAGGGCCGCTTCGCGCACGACCCGCGCAACCGTCAGTGCTCGCTGGCCAGCCTCACGACCCTGACCTTCGAGGACGACGCGTTCACGGGCCTGGTCTACAGCGAGCCCGCCGGCCACCTCATCCCCGACGCCCTGCGTGGCAAGTTCGTCGGAGGAGCATGAGTCTCGTGCGATCCTCGCGACTCGTCGCGGTCGCGTTGCTCCTGCTCGTCCTCTCGGCCTGCGTCGGCGGTGTCGAGGACACCGGTGACGACGGCTTCATCAGCGGCAGCGGCGAGATCACCTTCATCGACCCGGGCAAGCGCAAGCCGGCGCCCGTGCTGAGCGGCACGGACCTCGAGGGGCAGCCGCTCAGCACCGAGGACTTCGCCGGCAAGGTGCTCGTGGTGAACCTCTGGGGTTCGTGGTGCGCACCGTGCCGCAAGGAGGCCCCGGCCCTGCAGAAGGCCTCCGCTGAGCTGGCCGACCAGAACGTCCAGTTCGTCGGGCTGCTGACGAAGGACGACCCGGCCTCGGCCAAGGCGTTCAACGCCAAGTTCGACATCACGTACCCGAGCATCGACGACTCCGCCGGCCGCAACCAGGCGGCCTTCGCCGACACCCTGCCCTCGATGGCGATCCCCACGACGTGGGTCATCGACTCCAACGGCAAGGTCGCCGCCCGCGTGATGGGCGAGCTCACCGACGCGACGCTGCGGGGACTGGTCGAGCAGACCAAGAAGAGCACGCAGTGATCGGAACCGACGTCGGCGACTGGTTCCTGGACACGGCGGTCTCGGGCAACCTCGTCCTCACGGTGCCGGTCGCGCTGCTGGCCGGTTTGGTCTCGTTCTTCAGCCCGTGCGTCGTGCCACTGCTGCCGGGTTACCTGTCCTACGTCTCGGGCGTCGCGGTCACCGAGCTGGAGTCCGTGCGCCGCCGCCGCATCGTCCTGGGCGCCGTGCTGTTCGTGCTGGGCTTCAGTGCCGTGTTCGTCGCCGGAGGGGCCCTGTTCGGCGCCGTCGGCCAGGAACTGTTGCCGTACCAGCGCGAGATCTCGATCGCCGCGGGCGTGCTGCTCGTGGTGATGGGCATCGCCTTCCTGGGGTTCGTGCCGCTGCTGCAGCGTGACGTGCGGGCGCACGGCGTCCGCCGGGTCGGCCTGCTCGCGGCGCCCGTGCTGGGCGTCGTCTTCGGGGTCGGCTGGACCCCGTGCATCGGCCCCACGCTGACCGCCGTGCTGGCCCTGTCCGCCAACGAGGCCACCGCCGGGCGGGGAGCGTTCCTGACGCTCGTCTACTGCCTGGGCCTCGGCGTGCCCTTCGTGCTCGCGGCCCTGTTCCTGAGTCGCTTCCTGCGCGTCACCGGCTGGGTCCGCCGCCACCAGCGCGCGGTCTCCGTCGCCGGCGGCGTGCTCCTGATCGTCACCGGCCTCCTGCTCGCCACCGGGTGGTGGCAGGACCTGGTCATCTCCCTGCAGCACTGGATCGGTGGATTCGAGGTCCCCCTGTGAGCCCCCGCGAACGGCGTGCCGAGAGCGCCTCCGAACTGCGTCCCCTGGAGTTCCTGCGCTGGGCGTGGCGCCAGCTGACGTCGATGCGCACGGCGCTGCTGCTCCTG
Above is a window of Aeromicrobium senzhongii DNA encoding:
- a CDS encoding TlpA family protein disulfide reductase — translated: MSLVRSSRLVAVALLLLVLSACVGGVEDTGDDGFISGSGEITFIDPGKRKPAPVLSGTDLEGQPLSTEDFAGKVLVVNLWGSWCAPCRKEAPALQKASAELADQNVQFVGLLTKDDPASAKAFNAKFDITYPSIDDSAGRNQAAFADTLPSMAIPTTWVIDSNGKVAARVMGELTDATLRGLVEQTKKSTQ
- a CDS encoding cytochrome c biogenesis CcdA family protein — protein: MIGTDVGDWFLDTAVSGNLVLTVPVALLAGLVSFFSPCVVPLLPGYLSYVSGVAVTELESVRRRRIVLGAVLFVLGFSAVFVAGGALFGAVGQELLPYQREISIAAGVLLVVMGIAFLGFVPLLQRDVRAHGVRRVGLLAAPVLGVVFGVGWTPCIGPTLTAVLALSANEATAGRGAFLTLVYCLGLGVPFVLAALFLSRFLRVTGWVRRHQRAVSVAGGVLLIVTGLLLATGWWQDLVISLQHWIGGFEVPL